In candidate division WOR-3 bacterium, the following are encoded in one genomic region:
- the recA gene encoding recombinase RecA, translating to MAKDDEKTRALGSALGQIEKQFGKGAVMRLGQETPAVSVEAIPTGSIGLDAVLGVGGVPRGRIVEVYGPEGSGKTTLVLNIIAQCQKLGGTAAFIDAENALDPNYAKALGVDLDSLLVSQPDSGEQALEIAEMLTRSGGLDLFVVDSVAALVPRAEIEGEMGDAFVGVQARLMSQAMRKLSGVAARSKTCAIFTNQIRQKIGVMFGNPETTTGGLALKFYATMRFDIRRIAAIKKEETVVGSRTRVKVVKNKVAPPFREAEFDLIYGEGISRAGELVDIGTEQGVFTKSGTWYTFGDMRIGQGRDAAVDFLSENAPVMAKAETQLYEKLRIPKASKIAQRETGAEVEQEATKTKRQGERDKGSKG from the coding sequence ATGGCAAAAGATGACGAGAAGACCAGAGCTCTTGGCAGCGCCCTGGGGCAGATTGAGAAGCAGTTCGGCAAAGGCGCGGTGATGCGCCTGGGCCAGGAAACCCCGGCGGTGAGCGTCGAGGCGATTCCGACCGGCTCGATCGGACTGGATGCGGTGCTTGGCGTAGGCGGAGTGCCGCGCGGCCGGATTGTTGAAGTCTACGGGCCCGAGGGGTCGGGCAAGACCACGCTTGTCCTCAACATCATCGCCCAGTGCCAGAAGCTCGGCGGGACCGCGGCGTTCATTGACGCCGAGAATGCGCTCGACCCGAACTACGCCAAGGCGCTCGGCGTGGACCTCGACAGCCTCCTCGTGTCCCAGCCGGACTCAGGCGAGCAGGCGCTGGAGATTGCCGAGATGCTGACGCGCTCCGGCGGGCTCGACCTGTTCGTCGTGGACTCGGTAGCGGCCCTCGTGCCGCGCGCCGAGATCGAAGGTGAGATGGGCGATGCGTTCGTCGGCGTCCAGGCGCGGCTGATGTCGCAGGCGATGCGCAAGCTCTCGGGCGTGGCCGCGCGCTCCAAGACCTGCGCCATCTTCACCAATCAGATTCGGCAGAAGATCGGCGTGATGTTCGGCAACCCGGAAACGACGACCGGCGGGCTCGCCCTGAAGTTCTACGCGACGATGCGATTCGACATCCGGCGCATCGCCGCCATCAAGAAGGAAGAAACCGTCGTCGGCAGCCGGACCCGCGTCAAAGTCGTGAAGAACAAAGTGGCGCCGCCGTTCCGCGAGGCCGAGTTCGACCTGATCTACGGAGAGGGTATCTCGCGCGCAGGGGAACTCGTGGACATCGGCACCGAGCAGGGCGTCTTCACCAAGTCCGGCACCTGGTACACGTTCGGTGACATGCGCATCGGCCAGGGCCGCGACGCGGCCGTTGACTTCCTGAGCGAAAACGCACCGGTCATGGCCAAAGCCGAGACCCAGCTCTACGAGAAGCTGAGGATACCCAAGGCCAGCAAGATCGCTCAGCGCGAAACCGGAGCCGAGGTGGAGCAAGAGGCCACGAAGACGAAGAGACAGGGAGAAAGGGACAAAGGGAGCAAGGGATAG
- the alaS gene encoding alanine--tRNA ligase, with amino-acid sequence MNHRELRRTFLEFYAQRDHRVVPSSSLIPRDDPTMLFTAAGMVQFKPYWAGTVELPYRRATSIQKCLRASDLDQVGRTPRHGTFFEMLGNFSFGDYFKHEAIPWAWEYLTQVVKLDAERLYASVFEEDDEAYNIWRTKVGLSFKKVVRLGTKDNFWGPVGGGGACGPCSEIYVDLGAEFGCGKAECAPGCDCDRFSEVYNIVFPQYNQLPDGTREPLKNRGIDTGMGMERLAMVSQKKKTIFDTDLFAPIIKATAKMLNLESKAISGHEPKSSADFGHVPSMLYVAADHARALTFAIADGVIPSNEARGYTLRSILRRALLFAHRQGVVEPFLYRVSGEVVELMRQWYPEVVAKREQAALIIKSEEERFLRTLDAGLERWQDVLEAHKRDGLVPGEDLFKLHDTFGFHIELVKELAEDAGVKLDTDGFERAMQEQRERSRKETFISTAAGPAHEGAADWKFVGYDSDEADTELASFVQLPDGLFEVVLKRIPFYAEMGGQVGDTGRVIGEGFELEVLNTYYKQGLPACRAKLVRGEIASGKVFAAVDKERRREIERAHTATHLLHAALRQTLGDYVKQEGSLVEPGRLRFDFAAFEPMALSQVLAVERLVYEQVVADVPLERAEKSLEEARAAGALAFFGDTYGERVTVVRIGEFSKELCGGTHLRSTGEIGLFRIVSETGVAAGIRRIEALVGKAAFECAAFERATVTELLGQLGGTEETLTKKVAGLTEEMKRLGSKLASLSAQSARAAGEKLAAAADEVGGMRIVVGHYSEFETSELRLVSDRVRELLREKYAGLLTGGEGPRIRYVVFVSPDLQSSLPAGKLAKTVGPAMGGGGGGKPDLAEGGGQLDKLGAGQEAFRSVLKALASPQA; translated from the coding sequence ATGAACCACCGCGAGCTGCGCCGCACGTTCCTTGAGTTCTACGCCCAGCGGGACCACCGGGTCGTGCCGAGCTCGTCCCTGATACCGAGGGATGACCCTACCATGCTCTTCACCGCCGCGGGGATGGTGCAGTTCAAGCCCTACTGGGCGGGCACGGTCGAGCTGCCTTACCGCCGCGCCACGTCCATCCAGAAGTGCCTGCGCGCGTCCGACCTCGACCAGGTGGGCAGGACCCCGCGCCACGGCACGTTCTTCGAGATGCTCGGCAACTTCTCGTTCGGCGACTACTTCAAGCACGAAGCGATTCCCTGGGCGTGGGAATACCTGACCCAGGTCGTGAAGCTCGACGCGGAAAGGCTGTACGCGTCGGTCTTCGAGGAAGACGATGAGGCCTACAACATCTGGCGCACCAAGGTCGGCCTGTCCTTCAAGAAGGTGGTGCGACTCGGCACCAAGGACAACTTCTGGGGCCCGGTCGGCGGCGGCGGCGCCTGCGGCCCGTGTTCGGAGATCTACGTCGACCTTGGCGCCGAGTTCGGTTGCGGCAAGGCAGAGTGCGCGCCGGGCTGCGACTGCGACCGGTTCAGCGAGGTCTACAATATCGTCTTTCCGCAATACAACCAGTTGCCGGACGGCACGCGGGAGCCGCTGAAGAACCGCGGTATCGACACCGGTATGGGCATGGAGCGACTGGCGATGGTCTCCCAGAAGAAGAAGACCATATTCGACACGGACCTGTTCGCCCCGATTATCAAGGCGACCGCCAAGATGCTCAACCTGGAGTCGAAGGCCATCTCGGGACACGAGCCGAAATCCTCGGCGGATTTCGGTCATGTCCCTTCGATGCTATACGTCGCGGCGGACCACGCGCGGGCGCTGACCTTTGCCATTGCCGACGGAGTGATCCCATCCAACGAGGCGCGCGGATACACTTTGCGAAGTATCCTGCGCCGGGCACTGCTTTTCGCCCATCGTCAGGGCGTGGTCGAACCGTTCCTTTACAGGGTCTCGGGCGAGGTCGTGGAACTGATGCGGCAATGGTATCCGGAGGTCGTAGCCAAGCGCGAGCAGGCCGCACTTATCATCAAGTCGGAAGAGGAGCGGTTCCTGCGCACGCTCGATGCGGGCTTGGAGCGCTGGCAGGACGTTCTGGAGGCGCACAAGCGCGACGGCCTGGTTCCGGGCGAGGATCTGTTCAAGCTGCACGATACGTTCGGGTTCCATATCGAGCTCGTGAAGGAACTGGCCGAAGACGCCGGGGTGAAGCTCGACACCGACGGGTTCGAGCGGGCTATGCAGGAGCAGCGCGAGCGGAGCCGTAAGGAGACCTTCATCAGCACGGCAGCCGGCCCGGCGCACGAAGGAGCGGCCGACTGGAAGTTCGTTGGCTACGACAGCGATGAGGCCGACACCGAGCTGGCGAGCTTCGTGCAGCTCCCGGACGGCCTGTTCGAGGTCGTGCTCAAGAGGATCCCGTTCTACGCCGAGATGGGCGGACAGGTCGGCGACACCGGCCGGGTTATCGGCGAGGGATTCGAACTTGAGGTGCTCAACACCTACTACAAGCAGGGCTTGCCTGCTTGCAGGGCGAAGCTCGTGCGAGGTGAGATCGCCTCCGGCAAGGTCTTTGCCGCCGTGGACAAGGAGCGGCGACGCGAGATTGAGCGGGCACACACTGCTACTCACCTGCTGCACGCCGCGCTCCGCCAGACGCTGGGCGACTACGTCAAGCAGGAAGGTTCGCTGGTCGAGCCGGGACGGTTGCGCTTCGACTTCGCGGCGTTCGAGCCGATGGCGCTTTCGCAGGTCTTGGCGGTAGAGCGGCTGGTGTACGAGCAGGTCGTGGCCGACGTCCCCCTGGAGCGCGCCGAGAAGAGTCTCGAAGAAGCCAGGGCCGCCGGCGCGTTGGCTTTCTTCGGAGATACCTACGGCGAGCGGGTGACGGTTGTGAGAATCGGCGAGTTCTCGAAGGAGCTTTGCGGCGGCACGCACCTTCGGTCGACCGGTGAGATCGGCCTGTTCCGTATCGTCTCCGAGACCGGCGTGGCCGCTGGCATCCGCCGCATCGAGGCGCTGGTCGGCAAGGCGGCGTTCGAGTGCGCGGCATTCGAGCGGGCGACCGTCACCGAGCTGCTCGGACAGCTTGGCGGGACCGAGGAGACCCTGACCAAGAAGGTGGCAGGCCTGACCGAGGAGATGAAGCGGCTCGGCTCGAAGCTCGCGAGTCTTTCAGCCCAGAGTGCCCGGGCTGCCGGGGAGAAGCTGGCAGCGGCGGCCGACGAGGTTGGTGGGATGAGAATCGTCGTCGGCCACTACTCAGAGTTTGAGACCAGCGAGTTGCGACTCGTTTCCGACCGCGTGCGGGAGTTGTTGAGAGAGAAGTACGCAGGGCTGCTTACCGGTGGCGAGGGACCGCGCATCCGCTACGTCGTCTTCGTCAGTCCGGACCTGCAGTCGTCATTGCCTGCAGGCAAGCTGGCCAAGACCGTGGGCCCGGCCATGGGCGGCGGCGGTGGCGGCAAGCCGGACCTGGCTGAAGGCGGCGGACAACTCGACAAGCTCGGTGCGGGACAGGAAGCGTTCCGCAGCGTCCTGAAGGCGCTCGCCTCTCCGCAGGCTTAG
- the der gene encoding ribosome biogenesis GTPase Der, with translation MVLELRTHSCRMQLLNSDYRRVSICGIIPAMVAIVGRPNTGKSTLFNRLVGGRVSITLQEPGITRDRVIREAEWLGRRFRVVDTGGLIPNSKVEMNREVERQVQIALDEARVIVVVVDGSLGLQPLDEEIAARLRRAGREFVVAVNKLDIKRKFEEAEYHRLGGAALVRISAELGTGVDDLLDAVLTRLPENERAKRADVLSLTIIGRPNVGKSSLMNYLLGHSRAIVTAAPGTTRDVIEESFELEGKTYRLLDTAGIRRKPRVSEPVEYYSVTRAIEQIRHCDVALVMFDAFDGPNNQDKRIVNLVEERSRGLVVIANKMDTVPDKLKEKVRDWVKKELSFVNYAPVMYTSVLQGLGVTAAVHEARRVWENGGRQVPGTKLREQILPLLEQNQPRFDCRVVALTQVGTRPPTFRLRVTRPKVLTPAYERFVIAEIRKRYKFVGYPIRIRVTR, from the coding sequence ATGGTTCTTGAGCTGCGCACCCACTCTTGCCGGATGCAGTTGCTGAATTCTGACTACCGGCGTGTCTCGATTTGTGGTATAATACCCGCCATGGTCGCTATCGTCGGCCGGCCGAATACCGGCAAGTCAACACTCTTCAACCGCCTGGTCGGCGGCCGGGTTTCCATCACCCTGCAGGAACCGGGCATCACGCGCGACCGCGTCATCCGCGAGGCGGAATGGCTCGGCCGCCGATTCAGGGTCGTGGATACCGGCGGTCTGATCCCGAATTCGAAGGTCGAAATGAACCGCGAGGTGGAACGCCAGGTGCAGATTGCCCTCGACGAGGCCAGAGTTATCGTCGTGGTGGTGGACGGTTCGCTCGGACTGCAGCCGCTCGACGAGGAGATTGCAGCGCGCCTGCGCCGGGCCGGTCGGGAGTTCGTCGTGGCGGTTAACAAACTCGACATCAAACGGAAGTTCGAGGAAGCCGAGTATCACCGGCTGGGTGGAGCAGCACTGGTGCGGATCTCGGCTGAGCTCGGGACCGGCGTCGACGACCTGCTCGACGCCGTGCTCACCCGGCTGCCGGAGAACGAACGGGCAAAGCGGGCCGACGTGCTTTCACTCACCATCATCGGCCGTCCCAATGTCGGCAAGTCGTCTCTGATGAACTACCTGCTCGGCCATTCCCGGGCCATCGTTACGGCTGCGCCCGGCACCACGCGCGACGTCATTGAGGAGTCGTTCGAACTCGAGGGCAAGACCTACCGCCTGCTCGACACCGCCGGTATCCGCCGGAAACCGCGCGTCAGCGAGCCGGTCGAGTACTACTCGGTCACCCGCGCAATCGAGCAGATCCGGCACTGCGACGTCGCCCTGGTGATGTTCGACGCGTTCGACGGCCCGAACAACCAGGACAAACGGATCGTCAACCTTGTCGAGGAACGGAGCCGGGGACTAGTGGTCATCGCCAACAAGATGGATACCGTGCCGGACAAGCTCAAGGAGAAGGTGCGCGACTGGGTGAAGAAGGAGCTGAGTTTCGTCAACTACGCCCCGGTGATGTACACTTCGGTGCTGCAGGGACTGGGTGTGACCGCGGCCGTGCACGAAGCACGCCGGGTCTGGGAGAACGGCGGGCGGCAGGTACCCGGGACGAAGCTCCGCGAGCAGATCCTCCCGTTGCTCGAGCAGAACCAACCCCGGTTTGACTGCCGCGTAGTCGCGCTGACACAGGTGGGCACGCGACCGCCAACTTTCCGGCTGCGGGTGACCAGGCCCAAAGTCCTCACGCCGGCCTACGAGCGTTTCGTGATTGCGGAAATCAGGAAACGGTACAAGTTCGTCGGGTACCCGATCCGCATCAGAGTCACAAGATGA
- a CDS encoding CpaF family protein, with amino-acid sequence MNVTENSTLVKNETNDDLIHLLDASDYLPSVAKADTPNGLLEEELLRSVNRPGSAEDDIFDFKQRVQNELVARINKHKASFDGLSDAEFQARVREIVVSILSAPSTAIPPGWTPEKLLAELLHDFLGLGALEQFLADDTITEIMVNRPDQIYIERDGRLELSKARFLNEAQVRAVIQRIVQPLGRHVDENVPFVDARLPDGSRVHAIIPPLALDGPKLTIRKFFKNRLTTEDLLRLGSLNRQMARFLEILVRNRANIVISGGTGTGKTTLLNVLSDFIPDNQRIITVEDAAELKINKQHVVSLEARNANTEGTGAVSIRELVRNTLRMRPDRIVVGEARGGEALDMLQAMNTGHDGSLTTIHANSSRDALSRLETLVLMSGVELPSRAIREQIASAIGFVVQLSRLPDGSRKVTDITEISGIGENNIFLTQEIFAFKQQGFNAAGRVIGHFRPTGTVPRMVEQLRERGIRFPMELFAAPSV; translated from the coding sequence ATGAACGTAACAGAGAACAGCACTCTAGTGAAGAACGAAACTAACGATGACCTGATTCACCTGCTCGACGCATCCGACTACCTCCCTTCTGTAGCCAAGGCAGATACTCCCAACGGTCTCCTGGAGGAAGAACTGCTGCGCTCGGTCAACAGGCCGGGATCTGCGGAAGACGACATTTTCGACTTCAAGCAGCGGGTCCAGAACGAGCTTGTGGCGCGGATCAACAAACACAAGGCCAGCTTTGACGGACTCAGTGATGCCGAGTTCCAGGCCCGGGTGCGGGAGATAGTTGTCTCGATACTTTCCGCGCCCTCTACCGCGATACCGCCCGGCTGGACCCCGGAGAAGCTGCTGGCCGAGCTGCTCCACGATTTCCTGGGGCTGGGCGCGCTCGAGCAGTTCCTCGCCGACGACACAATCACCGAAATCATGGTTAACCGTCCCGACCAAATCTACATCGAGCGCGACGGCCGCCTGGAGTTGAGCAAGGCGCGGTTCCTGAACGAGGCGCAGGTCCGGGCAGTGATACAGCGGATAGTTCAACCGCTGGGTCGGCACGTGGACGAGAACGTTCCCTTTGTTGATGCCCGGCTGCCCGACGGCTCTCGCGTCCACGCGATCATCCCACCGCTGGCCCTCGACGGCCCGAAACTGACCATCAGAAAGTTCTTCAAGAATCGGCTAACCACCGAGGATCTGCTGCGGCTGGGTTCGCTCAACCGCCAGATGGCCCGCTTCCTCGAGATACTGGTTCGCAACCGGGCGAACATCGTGATCTCGGGCGGAACCGGAACAGGCAAAACCACCCTGCTCAATGTACTTTCTGACTTCATACCGGACAACCAGCGGATAATCACTGTCGAGGATGCGGCGGAGCTGAAGATCAACAAACAGCACGTCGTCTCGCTTGAAGCTCGCAACGCCAATACCGAAGGCACCGGCGCGGTCTCAATCCGCGAGTTGGTCAGGAACACACTCCGCATGCGGCCGGACCGGATCGTCGTCGGCGAAGCCCGGGGCGGAGAAGCCCTGGACATGCTGCAGGCGATGAATACCGGGCACGACGGGTCGCTCACCACCATCCACGCCAACTCATCCCGGGACGCCCTGTCCCGGCTGGAAACCCTGGTGCTGATGTCCGGCGTGGAACTTCCGTCGCGTGCAATCAGGGAGCAGATTGCGTCAGCCATCGGCTTCGTGGTCCAGCTGTCGCGCCTGCCCGACGGCTCGCGCAAGGTGACCGACATCACCGAGATCTCCGGAATCGGCGAGAACAACATCTTCCTCACCCAGGAGATATTCGCCTTCAAACAACAGGGCTTCAATGCCGCCGGGCGGGTCATCGGCCACTTCCGTCCGACCGGCACCGTCCCCAGAATGGTAGAACAACTGCGCGAGCGTGGCATCAGGTTTCCGATGGAGCTGTTTGCCGCGCCCAGCGTCTAG
- a CDS encoding alpha/beta hydrolase yields MRRDGAKRRFDCSTNHEEQCVRLLCSSGMGGAAGRTATFAETNGKGRILAVTKTTPAINGEFVRVVTEDGLELNGLYVGPSQNARAKRQKSESAGPDSGPKPPVPGPFCLVHVHGWDGNFYENRFIDHAAAVCGRLGIGFVSGNNRGHDYVADVLRSRTSQKAKGKSQKAKPTDRFDYVQIGGMYEKLADCVPDIKAWVDFAVGRGAKRVILQGHSHGAIKATHYLTTTSDPRVCGLILLSPSDDMGLARRQLGERFSWVLSRAREMTSKGSGRKLLSDRDFSYPVSAATFFDCHNKDSITGVFNVSRTDRREFPELASIRVPALVAVGTVEEAFIGKPDKYVEEIRTCMVNCPSFTGAVVEGAPHNYLGRETQLARLLEKWLKSRTQGVKDSRTREKSW; encoded by the coding sequence TTGCGACGTGACGGAGCCAAGCGCAGGTTTGATTGCAGCACGAATCACGAGGAGCAATGCGTACGGCTTCTCTGCAGCTCCGGCATGGGCGGGGCCGCGGGAAGAACCGCGACGTTTGCAGAGACGAATGGGAAGGGTAGAATCTTGGCCGTGACGAAGACAACACCAGCAATCAACGGCGAGTTCGTCCGCGTCGTGACTGAAGACGGCCTGGAGCTCAATGGGCTATACGTAGGACCAAGTCAAAACGCAAGGGCCAAAAGGCAAAAGTCAGAATCGGCGGGCCCAGACTCTGGTCCCAAACCCCCGGTCCCTGGCCCCTTCTGTCTTGTCCACGTTCATGGTTGGGACGGGAACTTCTATGAGAACCGGTTCATTGACCACGCGGCAGCCGTGTGTGGACGGCTCGGCATTGGGTTCGTATCGGGGAACAACAGAGGGCATGACTATGTTGCGGACGTTTTGAGGAGCAGGACAAGTCAGAAGGCAAAAGGCAAAAGCCAAAAGGCAAAACCGACCGACAGGTTCGACTATGTGCAGATTGGGGGAATGTACGAGAAGCTGGCCGATTGCGTGCCGGACATCAAGGCATGGGTCGACTTCGCAGTTGGACGCGGCGCGAAGCGAGTCATCCTGCAGGGGCACAGCCACGGGGCGATCAAGGCTACACACTACCTGACAACAACCAGTGACCCGCGTGTCTGTGGTCTGATACTGCTGTCGCCCTCGGATGATATGGGCCTGGCCAGGAGGCAACTCGGCGAGCGGTTCTCGTGGGTGCTGTCGCGGGCGAGGGAGATGACGAGCAAAGGCAGCGGCAGGAAACTGCTCTCCGACAGAGACTTCTCTTACCCGGTTTCGGCCGCGACATTCTTCGACTGCCACAACAAGGACTCGATAACCGGTGTCTTCAACGTGAGCCGGACCGACCGCAGGGAGTTCCCCGAGCTTGCATCCATCCGCGTTCCGGCCCTGGTGGCAGTCGGCACGGTCGAGGAGGCATTCATCGGCAAGCCGGACAAGTACGTTGAGGAGATTCGGACATGCATGGTCAACTGCCCATCGTTCACTGGCGCTGTCGTCGAGGGAGCGCCGCACAACTACCTTGGGCGAGAGACACAGCTTGCCCGATTGCTGGAGAAGTGGTTGAAGTCAAGGACTCAAGGGGTCAAGGATTCGAGGACTAGAGAGAAGTCATGGTAG
- a CDS encoding diaminopimelate decarboxylase: MGLFELESSFEFRDSSLRRLSMRFDEFFVKDGRFVADDVTLEEIAKQQTPLYVYSAQAIRTKYRQLHDHFRDFGICYSLKANPNLAVCEVLVRAGAGAEVSSAAELATALAAGFARDNIIYVAPVKTATDIERALLSGIHAVVADSVQEMETIEQQAARLGRTARVLLRINTSEQQPEAKEVMVGGPSKFGFDEERVVAELGGLKLEHARIAGIQVYSASQVLDLVWLETHIEYVLRLARQLSGEIGFSLETVDFGGGFGVPQHDGDPDLDLAGLAGAVAESLNGFRTEYPNCRLLFESGRFLVAEAGVFVTRVFRVKESRGRVFAICDGGMNAFSRPVFMHIKHEARLLNRLGEPATAQVDVCGPICTPLDCIAKQVSLPMPRSGDLVGFLNAGAYGCTMSLVDFMSRGRPAELMADGGELRRA, encoded by the coding sequence ATGGGCTTGTTCGAGCTTGAATCGAGCTTCGAGTTTCGGGATTCTAGCTTGCGGCGGCTGAGCATGCGCTTTGACGAGTTCTTCGTGAAGGACGGGCGGTTCGTGGCGGACGACGTCACGCTGGAGGAAATCGCGAAGCAGCAGACGCCGCTGTATGTCTACTCGGCCCAGGCCATTCGGACCAAGTACCGCCAGCTTCATGACCACTTCCGCGACTTTGGTATCTGCTACTCGCTGAAGGCGAACCCTAACCTGGCGGTCTGCGAAGTGCTGGTGCGCGCCGGAGCAGGGGCCGAGGTGAGTTCGGCCGCGGAACTTGCGACCGCGCTCGCCGCCGGCTTCGCGCGGGACAACATCATCTACGTCGCGCCGGTCAAAACCGCGACCGACATCGAGCGGGCGCTTCTGTCCGGAATCCACGCCGTCGTCGCCGACTCGGTGCAGGAAATGGAGACCATCGAGCAGCAGGCGGCAAGGCTGGGCCGGACCGCGCGGGTGCTGCTGCGCATCAACACGTCGGAGCAGCAGCCCGAGGCCAAGGAAGTGATGGTCGGCGGGCCGAGCAAGTTCGGGTTCGATGAGGAGCGGGTGGTAGCGGAGCTGGGCGGGCTCAAGCTCGAGCACGCGCGCATTGCGGGGATCCAGGTCTACTCGGCGAGCCAGGTGCTCGACCTAGTCTGGCTCGAAACGCACATCGAATACGTGCTCAGGCTGGCACGGCAGTTGAGCGGGGAAATCGGATTCAGTCTGGAGACCGTCGACTTCGGCGGCGGGTTCGGTGTGCCCCAGCACGACGGTGACCCCGACCTGGACCTGGCCGGGTTGGCCGGGGCAGTGGCTGAATCGCTGAACGGATTCCGTACCGAGTATCCGAACTGCCGGCTGCTCTTCGAGAGCGGGCGCTTTCTCGTGGCTGAGGCGGGCGTGTTCGTCACGCGCGTGTTCCGGGTCAAGGAGTCACGCGGCCGCGTGTTCGCGATCTGTGATGGTGGCATGAATGCCTTCTCGCGACCGGTGTTCATGCACATCAAGCACGAGGCCCGGCTGCTCAACCGTCTGGGCGAGCCTGCAACGGCTCAGGTGGATGTGTGCGGACCGATATGCACGCCGCTCGACTGCATCGCCAAGCAGGTTTCTCTACCGATGCCGCGGTCAGGGGACCTGGTCGGTTTCCTGAACGCGGGCGCATACGGATGCACGATGAGCCTGGTCGACTTCATGAGCCGGGGACGACCAGCTGAGCTGATGGCTGACGGCGGAGAGTTGCGCAGAGCCTAG